The Astyanax mexicanus isolate ESR-SI-001 chromosome 12, AstMex3_surface, whole genome shotgun sequence genome window below encodes:
- the fkbp1aa gene encoding FKBP prolyl isomerase 1Aa → MGVEVETITPGDGSTFPKKGQTCVVHYVGSLTDGRKFDSSRDRGKPFKFKIGKQEVIRGWDEGVAQMSVGQRAKLTCTPDFAYGSKGHPGIIPPNATLIFDVELLGLE, encoded by the exons ATGGGAGTCGAGGTCGAGACGATAACTCCTGGAGACG gAAGTACTTTCCCCAAGAAAGGACAGACGTGCGTCGTGCACTATGTCG GGTCTCTGACGGACGGACGCAAGTTTGACTCCTCTCGGGACCGAGGCAAACCCTTCAAATTCAAGATTGGCAAGCAGGAAGTGATCCGTGGTTGGGATGAAGGAGTGGCCCAG ATGAGCGTAGGACAGCGTGCAAAGCTGACCTGCACTCCGGACTTTGCTTATGGGAGCAAAGGCCACCCTGGCATCATCCCTCCCAATGCCACCCTCATATTTGATGTGGAGCTCCTTGGCTTGGAGTAA
- the fam110a gene encoding protein FAM110B, with protein MSVDTLDPSPRRLARPPDAAQLSPSPRKPSAVERLEADKAKYVKSHQVALNKQLPVIRKPLMTPNDSRPLRPGAMQPTRKMPTQSPARCEPPPLDLKHLSNLINGVSDTTLLSTSLQLGSPRKKENPECTKSSQPLSPTSPSVKESSVMSLLSPTSQKKPLVECQKAKTSSAGTVRRVDVRPQVPQMRKPGRAQLQNRPPVQLPEQRMHSQLLQLLRPYTQPQHQPLPLKPVGIKSRVDVTSPVTSPKSPVLTSPFSAESLKSPNSTLPSSVRSPKDANLDVPPLHSPAIASPVSISDVPPVDSPAITRKSSVSSRKRTSLTRSKSDCSDRFSRAGAEVERFFNYCGLDPSDFDDLEPGSDIASVSRLRSASAPASEHTAEGGDDEEEEEAPKDERPAYGVSVIERNARVIKWLFGMRQAKDSTKVAHM; from the coding sequence ATGTCTGTGGACACACTGGATCCATCTCCACGACGTCTGGCAAGGCCTCCTGATGCTGCGCAGTTATCACCAAGCCCTCGCAAGCCGAGCGCTGTGGAGCGCCTGGAGGCTGACAAGGCCAAGTATGTCAAGAGCCATCAGGTGGCACTGAACAAGCAGTTGCCAGTAATTCGCAAACCTTTGATGACCCCCAACGACAGCAGGCCGCTTCGACCAGGGGCTATGCAACCCACTCGCAAGATGCCCACCCAGTCCCCTGCAAGGTGTGAGCCTCCACCCCTGGACTTGAAGCACTTGAGTAACTTGATCAATGGTGTTAGTGATACTACATTACTTTCCACTTCTTTGCAACTGGGCAGTCCTCGGAAAAAAGAAAATCCTGAATGCACCAAGTCATCCCAGCCCCTCTCTCCTACTTCACCTTCAGTTAAAGAATCTTCTGTCATGTCTCTGTTATCTCCTACATCCCAAAAAAAGCCATTAGTAGAGTGCCAAAAGGCTAAAACCTCTAGTGCTGGCACAGTCCGAAGGGTTGATGTTAGACCACAGGTTCCGCAGATGAGGAAGCCAGGCAGAGCACAGCTTCAGAACCGTCCTCCTGTGCAACTGCCAGAGCAGCGCATGCACTCGCAGCTGCTGCAGCTACTTAGACCATACACCCAGCCGCAGCATCAGCCGCTGCCTCTAAAGCCTGTTGGAATCAAAAGCAGAGTGGATGTAACAAGTCCAGTTACATCCCCCAAAAGCCCAGTCCTTACTTCACCCTTCTCTGCAGAATCCCTGAAGAGCCCAAATTCGACTTTGCCTTCTTCAGTTAGATCCCCAAAAGATGCTAACCTTGATGTCCCACCTTTGCATTCTCCCGCCATCGCATCACCGGTGTCCATTAGCGATGTCCCACCAGTAGATTCTCCAGCCATTACCCGCAAATCCTCAGTAAGCTCTAGGAAGCGTACTTCCCTCACCCGCTCCAAGTCGGACTGCAGCGACCGGTTTTCACGTGCTGGTGCAGAGGTCGAACGCTTCTTTAACTACTGCGGACTCGACCCCTCTGACTTTGATGATCTGGAACCTGGCTCTGACATTGCATCTGTTTCACGTCTCAGAAGTGCTAGTGCTCCTGCCTCAGAGCACACAGCTGAAGGAGgagatgatgaagaggaggaggaagcgcCCAAGGATGAAAGACCCGCTTATGGCGTTTCAGTAATTGAGAGAAATGCAAGGGTCATTAAGTGGCTGTTTGGAATGCGCCAAGCCAAGGACAGCACAAAGGTGGCTCACATGTAG
- the mfsd2al2 gene encoding sodium-dependent lysophosphatidylcholine symporter 1-B-like: MTSVKALQEKFKSWKETFPCCPAAEQDEAAGKDKYRSAGGGIPLCMKLCYAVGGIPYQATNMAMAFSFQIFLLDVVQMEAFFVSLILFVSRAWDALTDPLVGYVVSRSRRCPVGKLLHWSLLSMPVGVLSYALLWFIPHTAANSSASVGWYLTASCLFETFMSCYHVPYTSLNMFLGGSERDRDSATAFRMSAEVLAMLLAAVIQGQVLRVYNAEREDSCLDLDENHELPRTTPASHIAPLHHTREAFMKSALVLGALFFLCSMVLFLGVKEQSGCSDRQEGNRRSYLQDLKKLFGHVSYQRLVLGFLFSSLAFQMSLGNFGLFCIHVAGLGAQFQYLMLTILIAACVSVPVWQMTLVRLGKKNTLFIGLPLLIPALIVFASVTENFPVYMVMCILAGASVATLFLLPWSMLPDVVDEFTVQNPCCVGLEPLFFSCSYFCNKLGGGLSAAISTMTLHLTGYKTGVCNPSEGVVTALRLLLAPIPIVLLLLGLVFFYFYLIKEKTPHRQIQQDLEEIRSRAEMVQGQEKDTKLQQSSQQHRPKTSSFHSNTNTESSVKKKSYSQQRHSPSSSVWKQCNITTSPHIRSSTRTESSLKRPTSKSNLPTSQTCTHQSSPRDYEMPSERAKVTWV; encoded by the exons ATGACTTCAGTTAAGGCACTGCAGGAGAAATTTAAGTCCTGGAAGGAGACGTTTCCATGCTGTCCCGCTGCTGAACAGGATGAAGCAGCCGGAAAAGACAAGTACAGA tctgctGGAGGAGGAATTCCTCTCTGTATGAAGTTGTGTTATGCGGTTGGGGGTATTCCATATCAGGCTACTAACATGGCCATGGCTTTCTCCTTCCAGATCTTTCTGCTGGATGTGGTGCAG ATGGAGGCGTTTTTTGTCTCTCTGATCCTGTTTGTGAGCCGGGCGTGGGACGCTCTCACTGACCCTCTGGTGGGGTATGTGGTGAGCAGGAGTAGGCGATGCCCTGTGGGCAAACTGCTTCACTG GTCACTTCTGTCCATGCCTGTGGGCGTTCTGTCTTATGCCCTCCTCTGGTTCATCCCTCACACTGCGGCCAACTCCTCAGCCAGTGTGGGCTGGTACCTAACTGCCAGCTGTCTGTTCGAGACATTCATGAGT TGCTATCACGTCCCATATACTTCCCTTAATATGTTCCTGGGAggaagcgagagagacagagattcaGCCACAGCCTTCA ggatgAGTGCGGAGGTGCTGGCGATGCTGCTGGCCGCTGTGATTCAGGGGCAGGTGTTGAGAGTTTATAATGCAGAGAGAGAGGATTCCTGTCTGGATCTGGATGAAAACCATGAGCTCCCTCGCACCACCCCAGCTTCCCACATTGCACCTCTGCATCACACT AGAGAAGCCTTCATGAAGTCTGCTCTGGTGCTGGGGGCTCTCTTCTTTCTCTGCAGCATGGTGCTATTTCTGGGAGTAAAAGAGCAAAGTG GGTGTTCAGATAGACAGGAAGGAAACCGTAGGTCCTACTTACAGGATCTTAAGAAGCTGTTTGGCCATGTCTCCTATCAGCGCCTGGTCCTGGGTTTCCTCTTCTCCTCACTCGCCTTCCAG ATGTCTTTAGGAAACTTTGGTTTATTCTGCATCCATGTAGCAGGACTGGGGGCTCAGTTCCAGTACCTCATGCTGACTATATTG ATTGCAGCTTGTGTATCTGTACCTGTGTGGCAAATGACTCTGGTGAGGTTGGGTAAGAAGAACACGCTGTTTATCGGACTGCCT CTTCTCATCCCAGCACTGATAGTCTTCGCGTCGGTGACTGAGAACTTTCCAGTCTACATGGTGATGTGTATTCTGGCCGGGGCTAGTGTAGCAACACTGTTCTTGTTACCATG GTCCATGCTGCCAGATGTAGTGgatgagtttacagtgcagaacCCCTGCTGTGTGGGCCTGGAGCCCCTGTTTTTCTCCTGCTCTTACTTCTGTAACAAGCTCGGAGGTGGTCTATCAGCCGCCATCTCCACCATGACGCTACA CTTGACAGGGTATAAAACAGGAGTGTGTAACCCCAGTGAAGGAGTTGTCACAGCACTGCGCTTGCTTTTGGCCCCGATACCAATtgtcctgctgctgctgggtcTGGTCTTCTTCTACTTTTACCTCATCAAGGAAAAAACACCCCACCGACAGATCCAACAAGACCTAGAAGAAATAAG ATCCAGGGCAGAAATGGTTCAAGGTCAAGAAAAGGACACCAAGCTTCAGCAGAGCAGCCAGCAACACAGACCCAAGACCAGCAGCTTCCATTCAAACACTAACACTGAGTCTTCTGTGAAAAAGAAATCTTATTCCCAGCAGAGACATTCTCCTTCATCTTCTGTTTGGAAGCAGTGCAACATTACCACGAGTCCACACATCCGCAGCTCCACTAGGACAGAAAGCAGTTTGAAGCGACCCACCTCAAAAAGCAATTTGCCCACATCTCAAACCTGCACTCATCAGTCTTCGCCAAGGGATTATGAGATGCCGTCTGAAAGGGCAAAGGTTACATGGGTATAA